DNA from Canis lupus familiaris isolate Mischka breed German Shepherd chromosome 9, alternate assembly UU_Cfam_GSD_1.0, whole genome shotgun sequence:
AAGGAGGGCATTGCAGGGCTTTCCCATAGTGCTTGTTTATCTAGCCCACTATGCCCCCCAGATCCTGGCGGCCACCATTGACAACGCTAGCCTGGTGCTACAAATCGACAACGCCCGCCTGGCAGCTGATGACTTCCGCACCAAGTGAGTCTGGGCCTCCAGGTCTGCCCCTGGGGCCTGGTGGTGGGTCTGTCTCTGCACATCAGAGCTCTCTGTGTGTACAAGGGGGTGTCCTGGGGTACTCCTTGGCTCATGCCTCCACCCTTTCCAGGTATGAGACAGAGCTGAACCTGCGCATGAGCGTGGAGGCTGACACCAATGGCCTGCGCCGGGTGCTGGACGAGCTGACCTTGGCCAGAGCTGATCTGGAGATGCAGATCGAGAGCCTCAAGGAGGAGCTGGCTTACCTGAAGAAGAACCACGAGGAGGTGAGGCTGACCCTGGGGAATGCAGGAGAAACTCCTACAAGGAGCAAGGCTGGGATCCTCAAATCTTCTTGGGCCAGGGCCATACTCTCAATCCAGTTCCCATCTCTGGTGCGTTCCTGGTTCTGATCCTGAGAGACCCTTGGAGGGGCCTGCATGAAGCCTGGAGGGCTCTCTCCCCTCAGAGATATTTCCCTTGTCCCTTGAGGCACAGCCTCTTGAGTGGTGGCAGTTAACTATCTAATGAGCAAATCAGCCTAAGAACATGCATGCTAATTACTCTAATTAATTGTAATAGTGATAGTCATAACAACAACCAAAATCTGCTCAGCACATTACAAGTGATTCATGGCAATTATCTCAGCTGATCCAGTGGCGCTGGGGGTAGGGAGCTCTGTCCTCCCTTTACTGGTGAAGAAacaagctcagagaggttcagagaTTTATCCAAAGCCACACAGGTCTACCTGACCCATATCCACACCCAGGCCACCACTTtgccccctctcccacctccctttttcAGAGGGTCTTGGGGCCCTGGGGACCCTAAGACTCAACCCAAGGATGGGGATCCCAGGCCCTATAGGGGGACAGCAGCTTCCTTCTCAGCTGACCTTTGGGCTGGCCTGAGATTAGGGGAACCTAATCTTAGAGTAGCAGGAACCCAGAAGATATCTCCACTTGGCTTTGAGGCTGGTCATAGGGATTGCATCCCCCCAGCAGATTAACATTTCCTAATGAGGTTTGGCTCCTCGCTGATACCAACATGGGGCTGCTTCCCCTGTGCCCATACTGTGTGGTTGGTGGTGGGGGATAAAGCAGGCAGTCAGGGTGGTGAGCAAGGCTGTCCTGGCTCATCCCCTGACATGTTGCGGAGTTGCCATCTCTCTTTGCCTCGCATACATTGGAACTGGGCAAAGTCCATCCCCGAGGACACGTTGAGGGAGATGGTCCATATTCACAACCCTGTGTGTTTGAGACAAGATCACATCTGCCTCCATCTTCAAGGGGAGGAGCCATTGAGCTGTTTGTGTCTGTCTGCCATCTGTGCCTGTCTCCCTGAGGCTGAGAAGGCAGGCCCTGGGGTCTCTCCCTCAATGGCCTTGGTGAGCTCCTGCTCTCCTCTTACCTAGGAAATGAATGCCCTGCGAGGCCAGGTGGGTGGGGATGTCAGCGTGGAGATGGACGCCGCCCCTGGTGTGGACCTGAGCCGCATCCTGAATGAGATGCGCGACCAGTATGAGAAGATGGCAGAGAAGAACCGCAAGGATGCCGAGGACTGGTTCTTTAGCAAGGTGGGTGGCCGTGGGTGAGcaagtgtgcacatgtgtgcatgcatgtgctgGGTGTTGGGTATGGGCTGGAAAACTTGTAGATCTACAGGCAGTCCCAGCTGGAAGGACCTTTGGAAACCAGTTGGACCTACTGCTCATGTCTGATGCATGAtgtgaggctcagggaggcctcAGGCTCACACAAGCCATACTGCAGCTGGGGGAACAGATCCAGATCTCGTCATCCCTGTGTAGGGCTTCTCCCAGCACAtttgtaggtgtgtgtgtgtttggatgAATAATTCATGCCTGTAGTAGATTCACACTGAGTAGCTACAGCGCCCAGGATGGTGACAGGCACAAAGAGAATTGAACCTGTCTTTGAGCCGTGCTCGGTAGGAGTATGGGATGCAAAGCAAGGTGCATCTGCTAAGTTCTAGGGTGGGACAGAGAGGGTGTCTGTGTGCAGCTGAGTCTGTAGCCCCACAAaggccagggagaggcagggggtggagtggggtgggaatTGGATCCAGCAGGTCAGGGCTCAGGGGCAGACCCTGTCCTCTGCCGCACCTCTGCAAGCCTTCTCAAGCCCCTGTGGCCCACCCTGCTTTTCAGACGGAGGAGCTGAACCGGGAGGTGGCCACCAACACCGAGGCTCTGCAGAGCAGCAGGACGGAGATCACGGAGCTCCGCCGCTCTGTGCAGAATCTGGAGATTGAGCTGCAGTCTCAGCTCAGCATGGTAGGGCCTTGACCCAACCCCCAACCCCGGCCTGTACCTGTCACCCCAGGGTGGGCTCAGCCTAGCAGACTTCCACTTGGAAAACTCGaattcccacccacccccagcctgtcATTCACACTCAGTGACACGGGCCCTCACCCTGCCCCATGGCACCAGCAGTACCCATGACCCCACACCGGTGAGTCCTCCTTCTGGGTCCTTGCCCTGGAGAAGGGCCCCAGCTTGGTCTCACCCAGCCACCTCTACTCTGGCCCACAGAAAGCCTCGCTGGAGGGCAGCCTGGCGGAGACCGAGGCCCGCTATGGGGCCCAGCTGGCCCAGTTGCAGGGGCTCATTAGCAGCATCGAGCAGCAGCTGGGTGAGCTCCGCTGTGACATGGAGCGCCAGAACCAAGAGTACCAGGTCCTGCTGGATGTGAAGACGCGGCTGGAGCAGGAGATTGCCACCTACCGCCGCCTGctggagggcgaggatgcccagTGAGTGGGGGCACTGGGGCACATGCTTGGTTCCGCTGGAGCCACTGCATCCAGACAGGGACATTTGTACTGAGGGGACAGCACAAATGGTGTAGGAGGTGTAGGAGGACAGGAGGTGTAGAGGTTTGCAGGAGGTGGAACTGAGAACACTGGCTGGTCCCACTGCTGAGGAACACTGAAGGCCAAATTAAAGCATCTAGACTAGATTGTGTGGAAAGTGGGGAGCCACGGAGGGATTTTGCACAGAGGAGAGTTTCTATCATCAAGATGTCTTAGAACATTCACTCTGGCTGCATCAGAGGGGCTCCAGTGGGGTCAGGGAGACCTGtcaggaggctggaggggggaAGTCAGGCCAGAGCAGCCCTACTGTAAGGCAGGGGTggaaggcagggaaaggaaggTGGTGTGTGAAGAAGATGTGTTATAGTTAAAAACAGCAGGGCTAGCTGTCTGAGCGTGGGAGCAAGCGTGGCTCGCTGGCAGCATGCAATACATGTTGAGTGAGCACATGAAGTAGTGGAGAACGATGACCCTGGGTTTCTGGTTTTGATGACTGTGTGGTTGGTGATGCCATTATCCGGGATAAAGAGCAAGGTGGGTGGAGCTGGGCAGGTAGATCAGGGCCCTAGGGTAAAGTGGCTGAGAATGTCCTGGAGTCTCCATGCTAAGTCACCCACCCCAGCTTTTTGCTCCCTGACGATAGTGAGGTCCATGTATAGTCTAACCACAGTCCTTCCTGCTTTAATAGAGTCTATCTGTTGGGCCCTTTGGGATATGGAAAAACCACTTACTCAGCTTCTCCTTGTAAATCCATGGTTAGCCACAAAGTACCTCTGGGCCCTCTTTTGGGGTGTCCCCTTTCCTTAGTCCTGCCTACTGGGCCTTGACATTTGACCCTTGTGGTTGCTAATCTTTTCCATGTATTCTCAGCTGTGAGTTCTCTCTGGTTTGCTGGGGACCTCTCTCCCATGGTCCCAGGCCTCCCTAGCTGCTCCTCCCCCAGGGGGCCAGGCTCCGTGCCAGCACCCCTGAACTGACGggtccccctttccctccctgcaGTCTGGCCACCCAGTACTCCTCTTCCCTGATTTCACAGCCCACCCGGGAAGGTAAGAGCCTGCCCCATCTGGCCCAGAGGGAATGGGGAGAGACTGAAGACCCTTCTGTGGTGGGGGGACTAGGGGAGGGGCTCCAGCCTGAGGTTCTCTGTGGCCCCCCTCGTCCTCCCACAGCCACAGTGACCACCCGCCAGGTGCGTACCATCATGGAAGAAGTTCAGGACGGCAAGGTGGTCTCCTCCCGCGAGCAGGTCCACCGCTCCACCCACTGAAGCTCCTTCTGACCTGTGACAGCCTGGCCTTGAGGGTCATGGGGCAGCCATTgccttgggctcccagcatgcTACTGCCGCACCCTGAGTGCCCATCTGGGCCACCACCCAAGAGCTGTTGCCTTTCTGTAACTGTTTCCTGCAGCCCCTCACTGAGGGGGCCTCCTGGAATTGCCCTAGTGACTGCTATTAAAGCTTTGCCTGAAGTTCAATGCCTTGTGTAATTTGGTCTGATCATTGGCTTAGGGCAGTGTGTGCTGAGGGATTGGGGAGGAGGACAGCTTGTTAAGTGTTTGGGTGCCACTTGTCAGCTGCCGGTCCATTCTGCCCACATCATCCAGGCCTGGGACTCCTGGGAAGGCAAAAGAGAAGGCAGCAGATCGAGGGCAGAGGGTTGGGAGAGCCCATCAAGCTGGGACAGTTTCCAAGAATCAGCCTGTGGGTCCCTGTGGGTCCCCATGGATTGGTCCCTAGGAGGGCCCCATAGACTTTCAGGGGAGCCACACCTGTTACAGGGAACTCCCTGCCTCAGCCTGGGGTAGGTCTGGGTTTaagatcagagggagaggggctgaaCAGGGGGTTTTCCAAAGGTGTGGTCCAAGGTGTTGATGGATGAGAGGGGGTGGCAGTGGCACAGCTGCCAGCCCCGGAAACCAGCTCGTCCCGGTCAGGATGTGTGTGGGGCGGGGTTGCTCCTGTGCATGTGAGCGTGGGGGGCGTCCTGTTTGCTTTGGTGGCTTGGCAGCTCCTGGGCTGTTGGGGAATCTCTCTCAGCTGCTGGCTGGGGCTGTCTGGGCCTGTCTGGGAAGTGGAAGCCATCCGCATTCTAAGACATGAGCACATTCTATCCAGCAGGCCTGTCGGGACCCTGGGACccaggtgggcagggaagggTGGGGCTGTGGGTGGCACAGGGCCAGTCTTGAAGGGCCTCATCAGGGACCTGGTGTGGGCCTCTGCgggagatgggggatgggggggaatGCTGGCTGGGGGTTCCCAGGAAGACCCTCAGACAGTGTCCTCTACATTTCCAGCGGGCTCAGACTTGAGGTATATGCCCCTCACCTCACCCTGAGGCCTCTTCTGGCATAGGAGGACTAAGACGGGTGGCGGGCGACATGGCCCTCCCCGTTTTTTCCAGTCCCCTTTTACCAGGATGCTCTCCTGCCAGGCTGTCATGTCCCATCTATAGCCAAGCTCTTCTTTGCCCACCCTGGTTCAGGATACTTCCCTACAGGAGGATGGTGGGGGGAGATTAGagaggaaggagcctgggtcaCCAGGGTTTCCAGGGATGGGGGTCAGTGTCAGAAAACCGGCCAGGTGGAATCACAGCTCCTGGAGTACTTCCTTGGTATCAGGGTTCTGCAGAGAGTGGGAGCAGTGtgctggggccctgggaggagtGGGGGTGCTGTGGAATAATGGGGACAAAGGATGCAGGAACCCTGCCAGCCCAGTTCTGCAGTTAGGTGGGGCAGTGGGGCActgtccctctctgagcctcagtttccttatctgtaaaatggggtggtAAATTGAGGGTCATTGTATTGTGTGATGAGCCCAGTGGATTTAGGTCCAGTTTCCAAGGTGGGACAGGGtctcagtctgtgtgtgtgtgtgtgtgtgtgtgtgtgtatgtgtggtggaGGAGAGCACCCTCAGGCTGGGGGCTACCTGGTTCCCCAACCAGTTTCCCCACCAGACACAGGGGCCAGGTGGGCTGAGCTGGGGTGGCAGCTGCCTGGGAGGGCCTGGTGACGGTGACGTCCTATCTCTCCTCTTCTCCGTATTAGGTCATGGGAAAGCATAGCTGGAGGGCCTGCCTGAATCACAGATGACAGGCTTGAGACCAGAGACACGCACATGCGTCTGCAGACACCCAGCACGAGGGTTCGGAGAAGGGAGGCACAGCCCCgatggtgggaggggagggggcccacAGCCACCTGGGAGCTGGCTGGCGGCCAGCAGTGATGAAAGCTCAGGGGAATGGAAACAGAGGAGCGATCCTGTTGTAATCGCTACGCCCACTTGGCGGCCTATAAAGGACGCGGGCGAGCCCCGGCAGCAGCACGCACCTTGGGTCTCCCTCCTCACCAGCCCTCTCGCTCTGTGCCTGCCTGCTGCCCGCTGCTGCCACCATGACCACCACTATCCGCCAGTTCACCTCCTCCAGCTCCATCAAGGGCTcctcggggctggggggcggctCGTCCCGCACCTCCTGCCGGCTGTCTGGCAGCCTGGGTGCCGGCTCCTGCAGGCTGGGGTCTGCTGGGGGCCTGGGCAGTGTCCTGGGGGGCAGTGGCTATTCTAGCTGCTACAACTTCGGCTCTGGCAGTGCTTACGGTGGCAGCTTTGGAGGTGTTGATGGGCTGCTGGCGGGCGGGGAGAAGGCCACCATGCAGAACCTCAATGACCGCCTGGCCTCCTACCTGGACAAGGTGCGCGCCCTGGAGGAGGCCAATACCGAGCTGGAGGTGAAGATCCGCGACTGGTACCAGAAGCAGGCCCCGGGGCCTGCCCGCGACTACAGCCACTACTACCAGACTATTGAGGACCTGAAGAACAAGGTAGGGCCTGCTGGTGGGGCAGGGCCTGTAGGGCGTATGacttttccttctccatctcctccccttGACTGTGGCCCAGAGTCAGCCTGGATGGCTGTCACAGGGTCTCAGGGAGCCTTGGTCTCAGGGAGCCCACCTTGGAGCCACTGTGTGGCATGTTCCCCTTTGAGGGGCAGCAGCTGGACCAGGGAAAAGCAGGCCTCGTGGAACTGctttgagccttggtttccccattgTGGGACTTACAGCCACCACCTCAGGTAATTGGATAAGATGCGTGGATGCATGTAGAGTCTGGGCTCCGGGGGCTGCTGGATACGTGGGTACTTCTCTTCTTGAAGCAAGGGGGGTATTTTGGGCCATGGTGGGGTGAAGGCAGCTAGTGAGTTCCTGATGGCACctgctggaggaggaggtggagagagggggCGGGACCTCGGAAATTCCTCTGTGTGCCTTATTTGGTGATTTTTCTGgcttccccatccctcccactgcccccctcaAGAATAGGACTCAGCAAACCTCTAAGGGCAGAGCTGCCTGCTGGAGTCTGGGGTTGAGGCCTAGCCAGGGTCATGACTTCTGATTTGGAACTCTTCTTTGGTGAGGGGTCCTGTAGGGCCCCTTCTGAGGGAGCCTCTTAGGCACCATCtccccaactgtaaaatgaggggatTGTTTACCTCTCCTCCACTTTTTGGGATTCTGGGACATCTACTGCCCCAGGGACCATTCTTGTCTCCCTCGTTGGGCACTCCCGTCTGTCCACCTGTTCTGATTGAGGGCAAACCCCAGCAAGGGGGTCCatgtggggggaggcagggtccgggaggaggagaggcaagTTTTCGCCTATCAGACTCCTGCTGGCCCCGCCTCTGCCAATAATTGCTGCCCAGTAAAGGTGAGAGGCTGGGCAGGAAAGAAGCCTTCCTGGAGAAGGCAGCCACATCCTGGCCTCCGGGCAAGAAGATCCATCTCATAACCCTGGTCCCGGCTGAGCTCCTCCCCACCAATGACCTTATCACTCTCCTGTTCTCCCCAGATCCTCACGGCCACTGTGGACAATGCCAATATCCTGCTGCAGATCGACAATGCCCGCCTGGCTGCTGATGACTTCCGTACCAAGTGAGCCCTAGCCAGTGGGCTGGGGGGAACTGGGGCACCCCTCCTCACACTAGGACCACAGTTGCTGTGGGAAGGGtcaggagctgggggtggaggagtCCACCTCTTAGTCACAGATGTGGCAAATGCAGTAAATTCTGAAGGTCACTGGGCTTaggcagggagaaggaggagagagaggcagggggcataagagagagaagcaggaagccaAGAGTGGTGGTGGGGCTTTGCCTTACATGGTCCTATGGCCCTGGGGCTACAGTTTGGTTCCACTCCACCCCTCTGCCCCTATCAACCCTCACAAGCTCTTAGAGCCTTGGCCAGGACATGGACCTGCACCACCAAGCATCAAGACTAAGTCTCTGGTTCCTTTTGCAGGTTTGAGACGGAGCAGGCTCTGCGGGTGAGCGTGGAGGCTGACACCAACGGCCTGCGCAGGGTGCTGGATGAGCTGACCCTGTCCAGAGCTGACCTGGAGATGCAGATTGAGAACCTCAAGGAGGAGCTGGCTTACCTGCGGAAGAACCATGAGGAGGTGAGGTGGTAGGGCAGCAGGTCATAGAGGCTGCAGGGGGTCACAGGACTCTGGGGCTTTGCCAAGCCTGAGACCATGGGAagagcacagagcaggtgctccagGGCTGTTGCCTTATGGGGCTGCCCTGTCTGCGGAGCCATGATCCCCATGTAAGGTAGCCTCCTCCAAGTACCATCTTGCTTACCTGCTTCTGGGGATCCTCCCAGCGTCTGCAGAGGCCTCTTCTGCCCATCCTGGCCTCCCTCATGAGGACAAGGGATAGGTGAGGAGGTCTCTTTGCTTCAACTCAAGCCTTTGAACCTGGACCCTATGTGGGAATTTGGGAATTAGAGGGGATATTTTAAGGGTACAGGcctaaaaattagattttatctTTGGAGAACCCTTGGTCTAATGGAGGAGACATAGAATCTGTCCTCAGGGAACCCCCAGTCTGATGGTAGGGACAGAGCCCATACAGAGCAGATGAACAAGAGtcagcgggaggggcagagggtagaGGATAGGCAGAATGAAGGAGAGCTCCTTGGGAGGGGTCTGGAGAGCTTGCCTGGGAAGGTTTGGAAGTAAGAGATCAGGACAGGCCGAGTGCCCACACCCACAACCCTCTCCCCCCACAGGAGATGAATGCCCTGCGAGGCCAGGTGGGTGGTGAGATCAACGTGGAGATGGATGCAGCCCCCGGTGTGGACCTGAGCCGCATCCTGTCTGAGATGCGTGACCAGTACGAGAAAATGGCAGAGAAGAACCGCAAGGACGCCGAGGACTGGTTCTTCAGCAAGGTAGAGGCTGCAGCAGGCCAGAGGCCTCtcccagggggtggggagcaaagaCCGAGTCCTGGCTTATGCCTAGTACCTGGCATCTTGGGGTGCTCTATCCTCAGTGAGCCACATGGATCCCAGGGGACCAGGGTCACCCATTGCATCAATAGGCTAGGAGCTTGGCCAGAGTTGGGATCtaggggtgggaggagagccCCCCGCAGGAATAAAGACCCCAAGAGCTTCCAACTTTTCACGAGGTCAGGAACTGGCAGCAGGGGACTGGTTGATATCTTGGCTGGTCCTCAAGTTGCCTATTTTAGGGCCTTCTACTTGGAGGGACTAAAGATAAAGCTTCACATCATTTCAAAGGTTTCTCTCATTTCTGGAAGTGGGATGCCGGTGAGAAGGCACTGCTCCTACAGTCAAGTTTGGGAAGGGGCCCAGGGGAGGTCAGGAAGGTGATCACATCCAGGGGAGTTATGTGGAGTGAGGAGAGACTGGGATGCCCATTTGGGCCGAGCATATGGAGACCATGGGGGTCATCTGACTCAGAGAAGAGATCCCAAGCTAATGCTGCACTGTCCTGTGTCCTGTCTGCAGACAGAGGAGCTGAACCGCGAGGTGGCCACCAACAGCGAGCTGGTACAGAGCGGTAAGAGTGAGATTTCCGAACTCCGGCGCACTGTGCAGGCCTTGGAGATTGAGCTGCAGTCCCAGCTCAGCATGGTAGGGGAGCTGCTAAGCCTGGGGCACATCTGGGACCCTGGAGGGGGCACTGAGCATCCTTGGTGACCCCTGGtcctcctgccttcctgcagAAAGCATCCCTGGAAGGTAGCCTGGCTGAGACAGAGAACCGCTACTGCGTGCAGCTGTCCCAGATCCAGGGGCTGATCGGCAGTGTGGAGGAGCAGCTGGCCCAACTGCGCTGTGAGATGGAGCAGCAGAACCAGGAGTACAAGATCCTGCTGGATGTGAAGACAAGACTGGAGCAGGAGATCGCCACCTACCGCCGCCTGCTGGAGGGCGAGGACGCCCAGTGAGTTGGGGGTCAGGAGCCAGGGCTGTGGACCTGGGGTAGGGGTGGAAATCTCAGACCCAAATCTAatctcctctctgttttttttccccccagcctGACTCAGTACAAGCCCAAAGAACGTAAGGATCTCGGTAGCTGAGGGTGGGGGTGCATGGGGCTGGCAACCCATCTGCATATTGTTAGGGAGGATTCCCAGGAGCTCCAGGAAATGATGGTTGATCCTtagcaggggtgggggaaaggaccTGTTAGGGTCCAGGGGGTTGATATTCAGGGGAATCAGATGAGGGGGCAGGACAGAGAGATGGTCCTTACCTAGAGATCCTAATCTGATGTGGAAGATGTGGTCCTAGCTCTGGAGACTCTCTTCCGACGGGGAGATTAGGGATGTGGTCTCATGGTCTTTGTTCTTGAGACCCTACAGATGCACAAAGGCAGCCTTGTCCCTGGGGTCTCTAGTCTGATGGGAGAAAGGGACATGTTCCTTGTCCTCCAGACCCTGGTCTGATGGGGAAGATAAGATCCTGGCCCTGGGTATCTAATCTAATGAGGGTGATGTGGATCTGGTTCTTGTCTTGGAGATCCCAGTCTGGTGATGGGGGAGACCAGAGACAGACTCCATTGGGAAGTGTCCAACCTCACAGAGGGACACAGTGGGTCAGGATCATACCACCCATCTGGGCGGCTGGATTCACACAGGCGCAACAGCACAGGGATGGGATGGAAGAGGGAG
Protein-coding regions in this window:
- the KRT42 gene encoding keratin, type I cytoskeletal 42 isoform X2, producing the protein MGDRNYPILQMRKTRPCSRLVDTMAATTTSIRQFSTSGSVKGLCGPGGGFSPMSSVRVGGACRAPSLLGVGSCGTMSVTSSRFSAGLGGGYGGGYTCSLGGGFGSGFGSGFGAGFGVGFGSGFSSSDALLGGSEKETMQNLNDRLASYLDKVRALEEANADLEVKIHDWYKKQGPGPARDYSHFFKTIEELRNKILAATIDNASLVLQIDNARLAADDFRTKYETELNLRMSVEADTNGLRRVLDELTLARADLEMQIESLKEELAYLKKNHEEEMNALRGQVGGDVSVEMDAAPGVDLSRILNEMRDQYEKMAEKNRKDAEDWFFSKTEELNREVATNTEALQSSRTEITELRRSVQNLEIELQSQLSMKASLEGSLAETEARYGAQLAQLQGLISSIEQQLGELRCDMERQNQEYQVLLDVKTRLEQEIATYRRLLEGEDAHLATQYSSSLISQPTREATVTTRQVRTIMEEVQDGKVVSSREQVHRSTH
- the KRT42 gene encoding keratin, type I cytoskeletal 42 isoform X1; protein product: MQNLNDRLASYLDKVRALEEANADLEVKIHDWYKKQGPGPARDYSHFFKTIEELRNKILAATIDNASLVLQIDNARLAADDFRTKYETELNLRMSVEADTNGLRRVLDELTLARADLEMQIESLKEELAYLKKNHEEEMNALRGQVGGDVSVEMDAAPGVDLSRILNEMRDQYEKMAEKNRKDAEDWFFSKTEELNREVATNTEALQSSRTEITELRRSVQNLEIELQSQLSMKASLEGSLAETEARYGAQLAQLQGLISSIEQQLGELRCDMERQNQEYQVLLDVKTRLEQEIATYRRLLEGEDAHLATQYSSSLISQPTREATVTTRQVRTIMEEVQDGKVVSSREQVHRSTH
- the KRT17 gene encoding keratin, type I cytoskeletal 17, with translation MTTTIRQFTSSSSIKGSSGLGGGSSRTSCRLSGSLGAGSCRLGSAGGLGSVLGGSGYSSCYNFGSGSAYGGSFGGVDGLLAGGEKATMQNLNDRLASYLDKVRALEEANTELEVKIRDWYQKQAPGPARDYSHYYQTIEDLKNKILTATVDNANILLQIDNARLAADDFRTKFETEQALRVSVEADTNGLRRVLDELTLSRADLEMQIENLKEELAYLRKNHEEEMNALRGQVGGEINVEMDAAPGVDLSRILSEMRDQYEKMAEKNRKDAEDWFFSKTEELNREVATNSELVQSGKSEISELRRTVQALEIELQSQLSMKASLEGSLAETENRYCVQLSQIQGLIGSVEEQLAQLRCEMEQQNQEYKILLDVKTRLEQEIATYRRLLEGEDAHLTQYKPKEPVTTRQVRTIVEEVQDGKVISSREQVHQTTR